Proteins encoded together in one Halalkaliarchaeum sp. AArc-CO window:
- a CDS encoding molybdopterin-dependent oxidoreductase — MSDDRDGVSRRSVLLGAGAAAGVLGLGGGDYSLSLSETNPAQVEGLIDKSEVVTTSCAPNCRGKCPLNVYVRDGEIKFVEPQMTDDEQYRRACLLGQSHIQRVYSPKRLKYPMKRTDWSPGDPNPQGRGEDAEFERIEWDEALDYIADEMLRVRDEYGPESVFFHTGSGDNGMGTRIFSRLASMFGGTTQGWSIDTNVGVGFNRITGYGFFLPPTNESEDWVNANTIIVWGSDILKSQFQNDASKILDAMERGAKLVVVDPVYTTTASKADLWIPIKPGKDVHLGLAMIHEVLDSETYDAEFLRERTTAGALVRNDTQKMLRIADLPDGDEDDDRVVGVDRETGDPVPLEPDTYADVELFGEYELGGITGTTGLTLLEEHVEEYTPERVAEVAQIDADDIRQMTEWLATRGPGGVCPSYAIGRYKYGHVFGQTYAILMGLTGDYGKSGTLHSHHPSGTSLISGDYGARRPGGVGASSLRHHQNIDALRHGDPYPLKVIYGMESNMLVNQFPDRKLWIDLLENVDLFVMADIHNTPTVQHADIMLPAAHWFEREDISDAWGSHPHISYRQQAHEPLWEARDDYYIINDLAARLGYEDLFEGDKHEELRKIASYDPRFDFDDLRERGNIRVKDDIIEYTDPFPTDTGRIEIYDEDQPVEDEGTVLDLPRPIEDRSADDHELADEYPLLFMQKHSKWRIHSQWADNAVVRKFDPEPRLDIHPDDARERGIEDGDYVRVHNERGEMVVKAKYNEGYQPGLVNTDQGWWTEDFIEGNLQDLTHTEVNELAPTFCFYDVRVEVESAPDDVDTSMYEDPEPADWLETGTVGGDD; from the coding sequence ATGAGTGACGACAGGGACGGCGTCAGCCGGCGCTCTGTACTACTGGGAGCCGGAGCTGCAGCAGGTGTTCTCGGCCTCGGCGGGGGAGACTACAGTCTGTCGCTCTCGGAGACGAATCCAGCGCAGGTCGAGGGACTCATCGACAAATCGGAGGTAGTCACGACGTCGTGTGCGCCGAACTGTCGGGGGAAATGCCCCCTCAACGTCTACGTGCGCGATGGAGAGATCAAGTTCGTCGAACCGCAAATGACCGACGACGAACAGTATCGTCGGGCGTGTCTGCTCGGTCAGTCACACATTCAGCGAGTATACAGCCCGAAACGGTTGAAATACCCGATGAAGCGGACAGACTGGTCGCCCGGCGATCCGAATCCGCAGGGACGTGGCGAAGACGCCGAGTTCGAGCGGATCGAGTGGGACGAAGCGCTCGATTACATTGCCGACGAGATGCTCCGCGTTCGCGACGAGTACGGCCCGGAGAGCGTCTTCTTCCACACCGGTTCTGGCGACAACGGAATGGGAACGAGGATTTTCAGCCGCTTGGCGAGCATGTTCGGCGGTACGACCCAGGGCTGGTCGATAGACACGAACGTCGGGGTCGGGTTCAACCGCATTACTGGATACGGGTTTTTCCTTCCGCCGACGAACGAATCCGAGGACTGGGTTAACGCCAACACGATCATCGTCTGGGGATCCGACATCCTGAAAAGTCAGTTCCAGAACGACGCCTCGAAGATTCTCGATGCCATGGAACGTGGCGCGAAACTCGTCGTGGTAGACCCGGTCTATACCACGACGGCATCGAAGGCCGACCTCTGGATACCAATCAAACCGGGGAAAGACGTGCATCTCGGCCTCGCCATGATACACGAGGTGCTCGATTCGGAGACCTACGACGCGGAATTCCTTCGCGAGCGCACGACCGCCGGGGCGCTGGTCCGAAACGACACCCAGAAGATGCTCCGGATCGCAGATCTCCCCGACGGCGACGAAGACGACGACCGCGTCGTCGGAGTCGATCGAGAAACAGGCGATCCAGTACCGCTCGAACCCGACACCTACGCCGATGTCGAACTGTTCGGGGAGTACGAACTCGGAGGAATTACGGGGACGACGGGGCTGACGCTTCTCGAAGAGCACGTCGAAGAGTACACACCGGAACGCGTTGCAGAGGTTGCCCAGATCGACGCCGACGACATTCGACAGATGACAGAGTGGCTCGCCACGAGAGGGCCCGGTGGCGTCTGTCCGAGCTATGCGATCGGCCGGTACAAGTACGGCCACGTCTTCGGACAGACCTACGCAATCCTGATGGGGCTGACTGGCGATTACGGGAAATCCGGTACGCTTCACTCCCACCACCCGTCCGGAACGTCGCTGATTTCCGGTGATTACGGCGCTCGGCGACCTGGCGGTGTCGGAGCGTCATCGTTGCGACACCACCAGAACATCGACGCCCTTCGTCACGGTGACCCATACCCCCTGAAAGTCATCTACGGGATGGAGTCAAACATGCTTGTCAACCAGTTCCCGGACCGGAAACTCTGGATTGACCTGCTGGAGAACGTCGACCTGTTCGTGATGGCCGACATCCACAACACGCCGACAGTCCAGCACGCGGATATTATGCTGCCAGCAGCCCACTGGTTCGAGCGCGAGGACATCTCGGACGCGTGGGGGTCCCATCCCCACATCAGCTACAGACAGCAGGCGCACGAACCACTCTGGGAGGCTCGTGACGATTACTACATCATCAACGACCTCGCAGCGCGACTCGGATACGAGGACCTCTTCGAGGGTGACAAGCACGAAGAGCTTCGGAAGATCGCGTCCTACGATCCCCGGTTCGACTTCGACGACCTGCGAGAACGGGGGAACATCCGCGTGAAAGATGATATCATCGAATACACGGATCCGTTCCCGACAGACACCGGTCGAATCGAGATCTACGACGAGGATCAGCCGGTCGAGGACGAGGGAACTGTACTCGATCTCCCGCGCCCGATCGAAGATCGAAGCGCCGACGACCACGAACTCGCAGACGAGTACCCACTGCTGTTCATGCAGAAACACTCGAAGTGGCGGATTCACTCTCAGTGGGCCGACAACGCCGTGGTCCGAAAGTTCGACCCCGAGCCACGTCTCGACATCCACCCCGATGATGCTCGAGAACGCGGAATCGAAGACGGAGACTACGTCCGCGTGCACAACGAACGCGGTGAGATGGTTGTCAAAGCGAAATACAACGAAGGCTATCAACCGGGGCTGGTCAACACCGACCAGGGCTGGTGGACGGAGGACTTCATCGAAGGGAACCTACAGGACCTCACGCACACGGAGGTCAACGAACTCGCACCCACGTTCTGTTTCTACGACGTGCGCGTAGAAGTCGAGTCAGCACCTGACGACGTGGATACGAGCATGTACGAGGACCCCGAGCCAGCCGACTGGCTCGAAACGGGAACAGTCGGAGGTGACGACTAA
- a CDS encoding 4Fe-4S ferredoxin N-terminal domain-containing protein: MADVLDDEEWERTVEDVLEESAHDTELGKRMGRDAIRVSIGEMSEGEFQEKYHEDVVEEFGVDNRPTKQVKSDE; the protein is encoded by the coding sequence ATGGCGGACGTGCTAGATGACGAGGAGTGGGAACGGACAGTGGAGGACGTACTCGAGGAGAGTGCCCACGACACGGAACTGGGAAAGCGCATGGGCCGGGACGCAATCCGGGTCAGCATCGGCGAGATGTCGGAAGGAGAGTTCCAGGAGAAATATCACGAGGACGTCGTCGAGGAGTTCGGCGTCGACAACAGGCCGACAAAGCAGGTGAAAAGTGATGAGTGA
- a CDS encoding helix-turn-helix domain-containing protein gives MGEKVRTVGHRLSAESRTPKTLNNMQKNPQEVGSRRSKRSLVVELALEFGTATKSCAVCSDCCLEKPIEHHVIDDTCYYTCQSGDSDTEIIQGKVEIDSECACRVLAHHDCIPSLQSVDSERMVLRTNPQNRTVLRELIADLDDVVDEVRLRSLVVGGEQTSSSSALVNLQELTTLERETVEKAILMGYYDKSGGAKFGELASELNITKSALSKRLSSSEGKIMRNLYSNE, from the coding sequence ATGGGCGAGAAGGTAAGGACAGTGGGGCACCGACTTTCAGCTGAGAGTAGAACGCCGAAGACCCTGAATAACATGCAAAAAAACCCACAGGAAGTCGGTTCCAGGAGGTCAAAGCGGAGTCTAGTGGTCGAACTCGCGCTCGAATTCGGTACAGCCACGAAAAGCTGTGCAGTCTGCTCGGACTGTTGTCTGGAAAAGCCGATCGAACACCACGTCATTGACGACACGTGTTACTACACCTGCCAGAGTGGCGACTCCGATACGGAGATAATTCAGGGGAAGGTAGAGATCGATTCGGAATGTGCCTGCCGGGTACTTGCACACCACGATTGCATCCCGTCGCTACAATCGGTCGACAGCGAGCGGATGGTGTTGCGAACGAACCCACAGAACAGGACGGTACTTCGCGAACTGATAGCGGATCTGGATGACGTCGTCGACGAAGTACGGCTCCGCAGTCTCGTCGTTGGTGGAGAGCAGACGAGCTCGAGTTCGGCACTCGTGAACCTCCAGGAACTAACGACTCTCGAGCGTGAGACAGTCGAGAAGGCGATTCTGATGGGCTACTACGACAAGTCAGGCGGCGCAAAATTCGGCGAACTTGCAAGCGAATTGAACATTACTAAATCCGCTCTATCGAAACGCCTCAGTTCGTCAGAAGGAAAGATAATGCGGAACTTGTACAGCAACGAATAG
- a CDS encoding ABC transporter ATP-binding protein: MAAIELSGVRKEFADVTAVRDLDLTVEEGEVYGFLGPNGAGKSTTINILLDFVRPSAGEVRVLGRDAHRESLAVRQRTGVLPEGFGVYDRLSGRQHVEFAIDSKDAADDPDELLSRVGLAADGARKAGGYSKGMRQRLALAMALVGEPDLLILDEPSSGLDPTGAKDMREIVREEVDRGATVFFSSHVLGQVEAVCDRVGILRDGRLVAEDSVEGLREAVGDDETLVITIGEGAEGVGEEGVAGATAAIRDLEGVSAVELDGDTLTVSCRGDAKTAVLSTLEEQGIDVDDFTTREASLEDLFLAYTEGEAGDSDGSPQAAETPVDREGSA; the protein is encoded by the coding sequence ATGGCTGCCATCGAGTTGTCCGGCGTGAGAAAGGAGTTCGCCGACGTCACGGCGGTCCGCGACCTCGATTTGACCGTCGAGGAGGGGGAGGTGTACGGCTTCCTCGGTCCGAACGGGGCCGGGAAATCGACGACGATCAACATTCTGCTGGACTTCGTTCGCCCGTCCGCTGGGGAAGTGCGCGTCCTCGGACGAGACGCCCACCGCGAGAGCCTGGCGGTGCGCCAGCGGACCGGGGTTCTGCCGGAGGGGTTCGGCGTCTACGACCGGCTCTCCGGCCGACAGCACGTCGAGTTCGCGATCGATTCGAAGGACGCCGCTGACGATCCCGACGAGCTGTTATCCCGGGTCGGACTCGCGGCCGACGGCGCCCGGAAGGCCGGCGGCTACTCGAAGGGGATGCGCCAGCGGCTCGCGCTCGCGATGGCGCTGGTTGGCGAGCCCGACCTCCTCATTCTGGACGAACCGTCGTCGGGCCTGGACCCCACCGGTGCGAAGGACATGCGCGAGATCGTTCGCGAGGAGGTCGACCGCGGCGCGACCGTCTTCTTCTCCTCGCACGTGCTGGGACAGGTCGAAGCCGTCTGCGATCGCGTGGGGATCCTCCGGGACGGCCGGCTCGTCGCCGAGGACAGCGTCGAGGGGCTCCGCGAGGCTGTCGGCGACGACGAGACGCTGGTGATCACCATCGGCGAGGGAGCCGAAGGCGTCGGTGAGGAGGGCGTCGCCGGCGCGACGGCGGCGATCCGCGACCTCGAGGGCGTCTCGGCAGTCGAACTGGACGGCGACACGCTGACGGTTTCCTGCCGCGGCGACGCCAAGACCGCGGTGCTGTCGACGCTCGAGGAGCAGGGGATCGACGTCGACGACTTCACCACCCGCGAGGCGTCGCTCGAGGACCTGTTCCTGGCGTACACGGAGGGTGAGGCCGGAGACTCGGATGGGTCACCGCAGGCTGCCGAGACCCCGGTCGATCGGGAGGGGTCGGCGTGA
- a CDS encoding ABC transporter permease, whose product MSLLSVARKDFEDAIRSRWLIGLTVLFVLLFTGTAYLFRPPEGETLEANVILSLFGQLFVGTLVPLIGLVIGYNAISGERESGSLKLLLALPHSRIDVVFGKVLGRAAALGGAILVGFVLPAIVLAVGPLEFDPLAYVGYTLLVVVFAAVFVSIGVGFSAAASTQRRALAGAIGLYFLFVPLWNAATGGFLLLFAQFPDWFPLERAQEVAELANPSTAFQLVTDGFLAGQLFAGETAGLQVSAAAMLVVWLLAPPLLGSLKFQREDL is encoded by the coding sequence GTGAGCCTGCTGTCTGTCGCCCGGAAGGACTTCGAGGACGCGATCCGGTCGCGGTGGCTGATCGGGCTCACGGTGCTTTTCGTCCTGTTGTTCACTGGGACGGCGTACCTCTTCCGTCCACCGGAGGGGGAAACGCTGGAGGCGAACGTCATCCTGAGCCTGTTCGGGCAGCTGTTCGTGGGGACGCTGGTCCCCCTGATCGGGCTCGTCATCGGCTACAACGCGATCAGCGGGGAGCGCGAGAGCGGTTCCCTGAAGCTGCTGTTGGCGTTGCCCCACAGCCGGATCGACGTCGTCTTCGGCAAGGTCCTCGGCCGGGCGGCCGCACTCGGCGGGGCGATCCTGGTGGGGTTCGTGCTCCCGGCGATCGTGCTCGCGGTCGGTCCCCTGGAGTTCGATCCGCTGGCGTACGTGGGGTACACGCTGCTCGTCGTCGTCTTTGCGGCTGTGTTCGTCAGCATCGGCGTCGGGTTCTCGGCGGCGGCGTCAACACAGCGCCGGGCGCTGGCGGGCGCGATCGGGCTGTACTTCCTGTTCGTTCCGCTGTGGAACGCCGCGACCGGGGGGTTCCTGCTGTTGTTCGCGCAGTTCCCCGACTGGTTCCCGCTCGAGCGGGCACAGGAAGTCGCAGAACTGGCGAACCCAAGTACAGCGTTCCAGCTGGTCACCGACGGCTTCCTCGCCGGCCAGCTGTTCGCCGGCGAGACCGCGGGCCTCCAGGTGTCGGCGGCCGCGATGCTGGTCGTGTGGCTGCTCGCGCCGCCGCTTCTGGGGAGCCTGAAGTTCCAGCGCGAGGACCTGTGA
- the cca gene encoding CCA tRNA nucleotidyltransferase, producing MSLEAVLSAVEARVTPDEAERARFEEVAGELRERTLSALSDLDVEGDVVLVGSTARGTWLSGDRDIDMFVRLPPEIDRSELVQYGLTIGHEVLPDGREEYAEHPYVKGIYEGFDVDLVPCYDVEDAEHIQSAVDRTPFHSTYLEENLDDELARDVRLAKRFLKGIGAYGSDLRTRGFSGYLTELLVCEYDGFVPLVEAAAEWHPPVELDPEEHGRETFTDPLIVIDPTDPERNVAAVLSAENLARFQHYSRALLEDPREELFFPPEREPLSAAELRAHVRDRRTTPVAVVFEAPDVVDDQLWPQLRRTLGGVIDGLDDHGFDVFRADTFVEDTGGPADEQGQAVLFLELASPTVPAVSRHVGPPVSVRSHAEGFYEKYAGRSGRDDGTDDRLYGPFLVEDRYIVERPREFTDASEYLRSEVLLEVRTGAQIEDALEDRTVLVGDEVDTLVESFGRDLAAYFDPRP from the coding sequence ATGAGCCTGGAGGCGGTGTTGTCGGCGGTCGAAGCGCGCGTGACGCCAGACGAGGCCGAGCGCGCCCGGTTCGAGGAGGTCGCCGGCGAACTTCGCGAGCGAACGCTGTCGGCGCTGTCCGACCTCGACGTCGAGGGCGACGTCGTCCTCGTCGGGTCGACCGCCCGGGGGACGTGGCTGTCGGGCGACCGCGACATCGACATGTTCGTGCGGTTGCCCCCCGAGATCGACCGCTCGGAGCTCGTCCAGTACGGGCTGACGATCGGTCACGAGGTGTTGCCAGACGGCCGCGAGGAGTACGCCGAACACCCGTACGTGAAGGGAATCTACGAGGGATTCGACGTTGATCTCGTCCCGTGTTACGACGTCGAGGACGCCGAGCACATCCAGTCGGCCGTCGACCGGACGCCGTTTCACTCCACGTACCTGGAGGAGAACCTCGACGACGAACTGGCGCGGGACGTCCGACTCGCAAAGCGGTTCCTCAAGGGGATCGGCGCGTACGGCAGCGACCTCAGGACGCGCGGGTTTTCGGGCTATCTCACGGAACTGCTGGTCTGTGAGTACGACGGCTTCGTCCCCCTCGTCGAGGCCGCCGCCGAGTGGCATCCGCCGGTGGAACTGGATCCGGAGGAGCACGGCCGGGAGACGTTCACGGATCCGCTGATCGTGATCGATCCGACGGACCCCGAACGGAACGTGGCGGCGGTCCTGTCGGCCGAAAACCTCGCACGGTTCCAGCATTACAGCCGGGCGCTGCTCGAGGATCCCCGCGAGGAGCTGTTCTTCCCGCCGGAACGCGAGCCACTCTCGGCGGCGGAGCTGCGAGCCCACGTCCGCGACCGTCGGACCACCCCCGTCGCCGTCGTCTTCGAGGCGCCCGACGTCGTCGACGACCAGCTGTGGCCCCAGCTCCGCCGGACATTGGGGGGCGTGATCGACGGGCTGGACGACCACGGCTTCGACGTCTTCCGGGCCGACACCTTCGTCGAAGACACTGGAGGGCCGGCGGACGAACAGGGGCAGGCAGTGCTGTTCCTCGAACTCGCGAGCCCGACGGTGCCGGCGGTGTCCCGTCACGTCGGCCCGCCGGTGAGCGTCCGAAGCCACGCCGAGGGGTTTTACGAGAAGTATGCGGGGCGGTCCGGGCGCGACGACGGGACCGACGACCGTCTGTACGGGCCGTTCCTGGTGGAGGATCGCTACATCGTCGAGCGCCCCCGGGAGTTCACCGACGCGAGCGAGTATCTCCGCAGCGAGGTGTTGCTGGAGGTCAGAACGGGGGCCCAGATCGAGGACGCACTCGAGGATCGGACGGTGCTGGTCGGGGACGAGGTCGACACACTTGTCGAGTCGTTCGGTCGCGACCTCGCTGCGTACTTCGATCCACGTCCCTGA
- a CDS encoding metal-dependent hydrolase, with protein sequence MWPWGHVAVAYLCYSIAVRIRANELPDHGPVLMVVVGSLFPDIVDKPLAWYLGVLPTGRTLAHSLLVLIPLSYLGYRVANRFERPEYGIAFAIGALSHSIVDALPVLWDAEAEANFLLWPLLAVEPYEEGAPSVLRLLLDSLSSPYFLSEFVLLGIAAVLWRRDGYPGAEPVRAFLR encoded by the coding sequence ATGTGGCCCTGGGGACACGTTGCAGTTGCCTATCTCTGTTATTCGATCGCCGTGCGAATACGAGCGAACGAACTCCCCGATCACGGTCCTGTCCTGATGGTGGTGGTTGGGAGTCTCTTTCCGGACATCGTCGATAAGCCACTCGCATGGTACCTCGGCGTGCTCCCGACGGGACGGACCCTCGCCCATTCGCTTCTGGTATTGATCCCGCTTTCATATCTCGGCTACCGGGTCGCGAATCGGTTTGAACGCCCCGAATACGGTATCGCGTTTGCGATCGGTGCACTTTCCCATTCGATCGTCGATGCGCTTCCAGTTCTGTGGGATGCGGAGGCGGAGGCGAACTTTCTCCTCTGGCCGCTACTGGCCGTCGAACCATACGAGGAGGGGGCTCCGTCTGTCCTGCGTCTTCTGTTGGATTCGCTTTCGAGCCCGTACTTTCTCTCCGAGTTCGTTCTCCTCGGGATCGCCGCCGTCCTCTGGCGGCGTGACGGGTATCCGGGTGCAGAGCCAGTGAGAGCCTTCCTCCGGTAA
- a CDS encoding cysteine desulfurase family protein yields the protein MIYLDHAATTLPHEDVVAAMEPYLESHYHNPAAGYADRAAEGLETARERVATLIGAPPASIVFTGGGSEADNLALKGIVDTAAGENRGHVVTSAMEHDAIEETCRWLERRGVEVTRIAPREDGRVDPAAVEDAIRSDTVIVSIMHANNETGVVQPLQEIATVAHEHGALVHSDTVQSAGKLPVDVERLGLDMASLSAHRFYGPKGVGALYVRDGLEAELEPLIHGGGQEGGLRSGTENVPGLVGMGVAAERARADLEERADRLSGLRDDFVRRVREVSGGTLVGHPEQRLPGYALFCFEEATGAQLVDALADRGIAVSSGSACHTGTASPSRVLTEMGIDAQTALGAVRFSMGRHTTADDVDQAVAALEDALEVARG from the coding sequence ATGATCTATCTCGACCACGCCGCGACGACCCTGCCACACGAAGACGTCGTCGCCGCTATGGAACCGTACCTGGAATCGCACTACCACAACCCTGCTGCAGGATACGCCGACCGCGCAGCCGAGGGACTGGAAACCGCACGAGAACGGGTTGCAACCCTCATCGGAGCCCCGCCGGCGTCGATCGTCTTCACCGGCGGCGGAAGCGAGGCCGACAATCTGGCACTGAAAGGGATCGTGGACACCGCCGCCGGCGAGAACCGCGGACACGTGGTCACCTCGGCGATGGAACACGATGCGATCGAAGAGACGTGTCGCTGGCTCGAACGGCGTGGCGTCGAAGTGACGCGTATTGCGCCACGTGAGGACGGCCGAGTCGATCCGGCCGCTGTCGAAGACGCGATCCGCTCGGACACGGTGATCGTCTCGATCATGCACGCCAACAACGAGACGGGCGTCGTGCAGCCGCTACAGGAGATTGCGACGGTCGCTCACGAGCACGGTGCCCTCGTGCACTCGGACACCGTCCAGAGTGCGGGGAAACTCCCCGTCGACGTCGAGCGGCTCGGCCTGGACATGGCGAGCCTCAGCGCACACAGGTTCTATGGCCCCAAGGGCGTGGGTGCGCTGTACGTCCGCGACGGCCTCGAGGCCGAACTGGAACCGCTGATCCACGGCGGGGGCCAGGAGGGTGGTCTCCGCAGCGGAACCGAAAACGTCCCCGGTCTCGTCGGGATGGGCGTCGCCGCCGAGCGGGCCCGGGCAGATCTCGAGGAGCGTGCCGACAGGTTGTCCGGGTTGCGTGACGACTTCGTGCGACGGGTCCGGGAGGTGAGCGGAGGGACGCTCGTCGGCCACCCCGAACAGCGGCTGCCGGGATATGCACTGTTCTGTTTCGAGGAGGCGACGGGCGCCCAGCTCGTCGACGCGCTGGCCGACCGGGGGATCGCCGTCTCCAGCGGCTCGGCGTGCCATACCGGAACGGCCTCCCCGTCGAGGGTGCTCACCGAGATGGGCATCGACGCCCAGACCGCACTGGGCGCCGTCCGGTTCTCGATGGGGCGGCATACCACGGCCGACGACGTCGATCAGGCAGTTGCCGCGCTCGAGGACGCTCTCGAGGTCGCTCGGGGGTGA
- a CDS encoding DsrE family protein: MQLNLIIETNDAERVWNAFRLANTALENGHDVETFLLGDGVEAPDIETEKFNPHGVMVKYTRNGGELEACGTCLDSRDIEPDDLRPRSTMGELLRIVEEGDEVLTIG, translated from the coding sequence ATGCAATTAAACCTCATCATCGAGACGAACGACGCCGAACGCGTATGGAACGCCTTCAGGTTGGCGAACACTGCCCTCGAGAACGGCCACGACGTGGAGACCTTCCTGCTGGGTGACGGGGTAGAGGCGCCGGACATCGAGACCGAGAAGTTCAACCCGCACGGAGTGATGGTGAAATACACCCGGAACGGCGGGGAACTGGAGGCCTGTGGGACGTGTCTCGACTCCCGCGACATCGAACCGGACGACCTCCGGCCCCGGTCGACGATGGGTGAACTCCTCCGGATCGTCGAAGAGGGCGATGAAGTGCTCACGATCGGATAG
- the trkA gene encoding Trk system potassium transporter TrkA, whose product MKVAIVGAGEVGESIAAGLCDTHDVIVIDVREDRADELNYSMDVLAVAGDGTDVETLEDADVGSADMVLAATDDDETNIVACSTAKAISEAFTVARIKDSKYLRTWKRTEEAFGIDFMVATNLLAAEAIARVAALPTARDADFFADGTVQMAEFDVCKQSPIAGGTVEEADQYDSLTFAAVLRNGDVEIARGDTEIAVGDRVVVIGSSQSVHEFARDSVPEEMRQEATEVVIAGGSEIGYHVARLLNEQGLSTRLVEQDEDRARKLAEALPDTMVMHSDATDAGFLEREHVGDADILVSALDSDEKNLLESLLADQLGIERTISVIDQSSYVGLFERIGVDVAISPRSVVAEEITRFTQSSNTENIAFIETDKAEVLEIEVDEESVLAGRPIRESVGDLPAGVVIGAITRDGEMVIPRGETVIEPGDHVIAFVKFDVIDEAIEKL is encoded by the coding sequence ATGAAAGTCGCCATCGTCGGCGCCGGCGAAGTCGGGGAATCGATCGCGGCGGGACTGTGTGACACCCACGACGTGATAGTCATCGACGTGCGCGAGGATCGGGCGGACGAACTGAACTACTCGATGGACGTGCTGGCGGTCGCCGGCGACGGGACCGACGTCGAGACCCTGGAGGACGCCGACGTCGGCTCGGCGGACATGGTTCTCGCGGCGACCGACGACGACGAGACCAACATCGTCGCGTGCTCGACGGCAAAGGCGATATCGGAGGCGTTCACTGTCGCCAGGATCAAGGACAGCAAGTACCTCCGGACGTGGAAACGCACCGAGGAAGCGTTCGGAATCGACTTCATGGTCGCGACGAACCTGCTTGCGGCGGAGGCGATCGCGCGGGTCGCTGCCCTTCCGACCGCACGGGACGCCGACTTCTTCGCAGATGGGACGGTACAGATGGCCGAGTTCGACGTCTGCAAGCAGTCGCCGATCGCAGGCGGGACCGTCGAGGAGGCCGACCAGTACGATTCGCTCACGTTCGCGGCCGTGCTCCGGAACGGGGACGTAGAGATCGCCCGTGGGGACACTGAAATCGCGGTCGGCGACCGGGTGGTCGTCATCGGGAGCTCCCAGAGCGTCCACGAGTTCGCCCGCGACAGCGTCCCCGAGGAGATGCGCCAGGAGGCAACCGAGGTCGTCATCGCGGGCGGGTCCGAGATCGGCTATCACGTCGCCCGCCTGTTGAACGAACAGGGGCTGTCGACGCGGCTGGTCGAACAGGACGAAGACCGGGCACGAAAGCTCGCAGAGGCGCTGCCCGACACGATGGTGATGCACTCGGACGCGACCGACGCCGGGTTCCTGGAGCGAGAACACGTCGGCGACGCCGACATCCTGGTTTCGGCACTCGACAGCGACGAGAAGAACCTGCTGGAGTCGCTTCTGGCCGACCAGTTGGGCATCGAACGAACCATAAGCGTGATCGACCAGTCATCGTACGTCGGGCTCTTCGAGCGGATCGGGGTCGACGTTGCGATTAGCCCCAGAAGCGTCGTCGCCGAGGAGATAACCCGTTTTACCCAGAGCAGCAACACCGAGAACATCGCGTTCATCGAGACGGACAAGGCAGAAGTGCTGGAGATCGAAGTCGACGAGGAGAGCGTGCTCGCTGGGCGGCCGATCCGGGAGTCGGTCGGCGACCTCCCGGCCGGGGTGGTGATCGGCGCGATCACCCGCGACGGGGAGATGGTGATTCCTCGGGGGGAGACCGTCATCGAACCGGGGGATCACGTAATCGCCTTCGTGAAGTTCGACGTCATCGACGAGGCGATCGAGAAGCTGTAG